GCCGACCAAGCCGATAGACATCGACACGCGCGTGCCGTACACCACTCGTGACCAGAGGTCGCGGCCCTGGACGTCGGCGCCGAGCAGGAACAGGGTCGGCGCCGCGGCGTCGGGCGCACCGAGCAGGTGGATGTCGGTGGGAAAGACCCACAGCAGCTTGTAGGGAAAGCCGCGCGCGAACAGCCGCACCGGGTACTTGCGGTCCGTGTCCTCGGTGTAGACGCGCTTGAAGGTGCGCGGGTCGCGCGCGCCCTCCACCGCGAACACGTGTGGCTGCAGCCTGCCGCCGTCGAACCAGTGGATCTTCTGCGGCGGCATCAGCGTGCGCTCCGCTTCCGACAGCGTTGGGTCGTGGACGGCGAAGAACGGTGCGAACAGCGTGACCACGTAGAACACGAGCAGCACGACGCCCGAAGCCACCGCCAGGCGGTGGCGGCGGAACCGCCACCACATCAACCGCCACTGGGAGGCGACGAATACCTGCTCCTGCGCGGTTGCGCCCGACCTCACCTCTGCTACGGCGTCGGCCACGCTCAGCGGCCCTCGAACCGGATGCGCGGATCGATCAGCATCAGCAGGATGTCCGAGATCAGCGTGCCGGCCACCGTCATGGCGCCGATCAGCAGGATGATGGTGCCGGCCAGGAACATGTCCTGGGAGAGCAGCGCGCGCAGCAGCAGCGGCCCCACGGTAGGCAGGCTCAGCACCACCGAGACGATGATGCTGCCCGATACGATGAACGGCAGGATGTAGCCGATGGTGCTCGCGAACGGGTTGAGCGCCACCCGCACCGGGTACTTCACGATCAGCCGCGACTCCTTCATGCCGCGGGCGCGGGCCGATACCACGTATGGCTTGCGCAACTCGTCGAGCAGGTTGGCGCGCATGATCCTGATCAGGGTGGCCGTGCCGGCCGTGCCGAGCACCAGCGCCGGCACCCACAGGTGGCCGAGCATGTCGGCCACCTTGGCCAGGCTCCACGGCGCGGTGACGTACTCGGGCGAGAACAGCCCGGTCACGTTGACGTTGAAGTAGCGGAACGCGAAGTACATCAGCACCAGCGCGAGCAGGAAGTTGGGGATCGCCAGGCCGATGAAGCCCAGGAACGTGAACAGGTAGTCGGCGAACGAGTACTGACGGTTGGCCGAGAAGATGCCGATCGGCAGCGCCACCACCCACACGAACACCACCGCGGCCGCCGCCACCACCACGGTGAGCCACAGGCGGTCGCCGATCACCTCCGCGACCGGGCGGCGGTACTCCATCGAGAAGCCGAAGTCGCCGCCCGCCATGCGCAGCATCCACTTGAAGTACTGCACCAGGAACGGCTGGTTGAGGCCGAACATGTCGCGGAGCTGCTCTTCCTCGTCGGCGCTGACCACGTCGCCCATGCCTTCCAGCTCCTGCACGTAGGCGGTCACGAAGTCGCCGGGCGGGAGTTGGATGAACGCGAACGACACTACCGAGAGCACCAGCACCGTGCCGATGGCCACGAACACCCGGCGGGTCAGGTACGCCACCATGCCGGCTATCTTCGCCGCTCACGCGGAGTTGTCAAGCGTGACGCGTGGTGGGGTGCGTCGTGGAGCGGTCGTCAGGATGGAGCTAGGCGAAAGGTCACGCGGACGAACTTGTTGCGTTCATCTTGCATGAGTTCCGGCTCGGTACCGTTGAATTCGCGCATCTCTCTTTGCATGATCAACCAGCCGCGGCCGCGCTGCTCCATGAACCCCATCGCGGCCATGAAATAGGCCATGGAGTCATTTCTCGACCGGGGATTGGCGCCGGCGCGCACCCGCTCCACGGTCATGTGGTTCGGCAGCGCGCCGGGACTGGTCACGTCGACACGACCGTCGAACACTTCTATGAGCACCTTGGACCCGGTAATGGCATAGTCGCGATGCGTGACCGCGTTGACCAGCGCCTCCCGGATCGCCGCTCTTGGCAGCAGGTGGCGGTCTTCGCGGGCCAAGGCATGGTACGACTCGAATCGGCCTAGACCCAGGAACCAGCCGACCGCCCGATTCACCTGGTCGTCAAGCCGTCCGGCGGCCGCGGCGACCTGCAGTACCTCCGAGGCGCGATCGCCGCCGGCGTAGGCAACGCACTCCACTCGAAAGTTGCGGGTCTGCGGATAGCGCTGCGGATCGGTGCCGAATGCGAGCGCGCCATAGAGCGTCGCGAGAAGCTCGCCGCCTATCTCCGTCAGTACGCCGCGGTTGCGCAGGTCGTCGTCTCTATGCGGTTGCGGCTCTTCCTCGGTGTCGAATCCAAACCGACTCAGATAGGAGCGGAAGGAGCGCATGTCGATGTGGTCGACCGTAGCGCCATGAATGGCGCGCTCTTCGGTGAGGATGTATCCGAACGTGTTGTAGAGTTCCTGAAGCTCGGTAGGGGACGGCTCCACACTACTGCGTTCGCGGCGTATCCATACGCGTCCGTCGTAGCGTAGCGGCTCGAAGCCGCGCTGCCTCGGGATCTCCACCCAGTGCACCCAGCCGCGCGGATCCTGATGGCGCCCGGTGCGCGCGGACACAGGCGTGCTGCAGCCGGTATGGAGAAACGAGGTCAGACGTTCCTGAACCTGCTCGCTGTCCCCCTTGACGCCGACTATCTCACGGGCATTGTTGACGCCGAGAATGATGACGCCTCCTTCGGTGTTGGCGAACGCGCAGACCGCCTTTCCCACGAGCGACAGGTCAAGTCCCCGCTTGAACTCTGTTCGGCGGTCTTCACCCGCCTCGACGCGTTGCAGGATGTCCAGCCACTCCATGACCGGCGGTCAGAATCCGTACTTCAGGCGGCGCAAGCGGAACGCGTCGTCGCCGCCGTCCACGGTTCGCACGATGGCGTCACGCACCGCCGGATCTTCGATAGCGCCGGCCTCGGCCACGCGTCCATGATTGGAGCTTGCCTCCAATTGGATCACCTGATCGGCGTCGCCATTCACGACGATGTTGGCGTTGTGCGTCGCTACGATGATCTGGCGGCGTCCCT
This window of the Spirochaetaceae bacterium genome carries:
- a CDS encoding ABC transporter permease; the protein is MVAYLTRRVFVAIGTVLVLSVVSFAFIQLPPGDFVTAYVQELEGMGDVVSADEEEQLRDMFGLNQPFLVQYFKWMLRMAGGDFGFSMEYRRPVAEVIGDRLWLTVVVAAAAVVFVWVVALPIGIFSANRQYSFADYLFTFLGFIGLAIPNFLLALVLMYFAFRYFNVNVTGLFSPEYVTAPWSLAKVADMLGHLWVPALVLGTAGTATLIRIMRANLLDELRKPYVVSARARGMKESRLIVKYPVRVALNPFASTIGYILPFIVSGSIIVSVVLSLPTVGPLLLRALLSQDMFLAGTIILLIGAMTVAGTLISDILLMLIDPRIRFEGR
- a CDS encoding putative DNA binding domain-containing protein — protein: MEWLDILQRVEAGEDRRTEFKRGLDLSLVGKAVCAFANTEGGVIILGVNNAREIVGVKGDSEQVQERLTSFLHTGCSTPVSARTGRHQDPRGWVHWVEIPRQRGFEPLRYDGRVWIRRERSSVEPSPTELQELYNTFGYILTEERAIHGATVDHIDMRSFRSYLSRFGFDTEEEPQPHRDDDLRNRGVLTEIGGELLATLYGALAFGTDPQRYPQTRNFRVECVAYAGGDRASEVLQVAAAAGRLDDQVNRAVGWFLGLGRFESYHALAREDRHLLPRAAIREALVNAVTHRDYAITGSKVLIEVFDGRVDVTSPGALPNHMTVERVRAGANPRSRNDSMAYFMAAMGFMEQRGRGWLIMQREMREFNGTEPELMQDERNKFVRVTFRLAPS